A single window of Thermodesulfobacteriota bacterium DNA harbors:
- a CDS encoding LamG-like jellyroll fold domain-containing protein — translation MTPFLLLVALLAWATVAADDCLGRTAPLPAPPAVTSPSPTNDRTPTWTWASGGGTGVYRYRYAGIGPWIETSATGFTPAAALPAGTFTLAVQERDAAGRWSAAGWKAVEVDLTPPRRPAVTAEPLSRDPTPTWRWQSQGGGIGVYRFRLDNEPWSGPTRQRQLLPAAALLAGAHTLLVQERDAAGNWSAAGRKVIVVDPSPRFHGVCRGEGANATCVQVEGLGLDRCGRDSDCGPGQRIYVAPYGRDSAPGTYAQPLASLAGARDRLRTRREGGPLTEPVTVYLRAGTYCLAEPLRLEAQDSGTPAAPIAYCAYPGERPVLSGGVPIVGPWRPVSRQIWVTHVGPLRFRSLFVDGERAVRAREPDAGDPFPYYRIIRREDCLYQEPPIWPDACYDRFRFRPGDLSASWQRLQDIEIVSLARWLQPRFRLAQVDEAGQLAQVSRTIGDGFLFGFDYDGRDRYYVENFLEGLDTPGEWYLDQTSGDLYYYPLPDRPITGSSFIAPQLGQLLQLGDVAAMEALVRGYYGVYDDPRFGFEEQDFSVSVWLLFPAGSANPGWPLSKGNAYFETGWGVASWSEGEDPVPSVDLFVNDGRGPLPGVSAGSLARDQWGHFVWTVDRGANTITAYRDGVFVQEVSLPPEFGSIATSLPLEIGRYAGSMTFNGSMDELRLFDRVLAATEVQSLFEENTCSGPAPILELSLDGHLSDSAPEPAPGTWHVQSTFVDGPFGQGLDFAPAGGEPLTGHPAFIHDLLLSGLELAHTDWTLGPLGNPGSQANYALQDNPAAVAIAGAGVTLERCRIAHTGADAIRIYGQRVAVRGCQITDAGAAGIVVGSPWSADYNYQLVASLAQDNRLEDNVILSFGQVFREGAGITLFMGPGNRIAHNRIAHGAYSGIAAGWWSPPAWGSRAGGNIIESNEIFDVVRALNDGAGIYTNGAQPGTIIRRNVIHDIVATREHPPDADLPGTFIWGIYLDGTAAQLLVQDNLVYRTAWGGIMLNNAVSGNRDNLVTNNILVDGQTYQLWLGGATLDRFERNIVYQAGDSQLFAIDTPDAIGLSDYNLFFAAQSPDLGPEWLQWRSLGFDAHSIIADPGFADPSRDDFTIGPPSPAVTELGFVMPDLSSVGPRED, via the coding sequence ATGACGCCTTTCCTTCTTCTCGTGGCGCTCTTGGCCTGGGCGACGGTGGCGGCAGACGACTGCCTGGGCCGTACGGCCCCTCTGCCAGCGCCGCCCGCCGTGACCTCTCCTTCTCCCACCAATGACCGGACGCCCACCTGGACCTGGGCCAGCGGCGGCGGCACCGGCGTCTACCGCTACCGCTATGCCGGGATCGGCCCCTGGATTGAGACCAGCGCCACCGGCTTCACGCCGGCTGCGGCCTTACCGGCCGGCACGTTTACCCTGGCGGTCCAGGAGCGGGATGCAGCGGGCCGCTGGTCGGCCGCCGGGTGGAAGGCGGTGGAGGTCGACCTGACCCCGCCGCGGCGGCCGGCGGTCACCGCGGAGCCGCTGTCCCGAGACCCCACCCCCACCTGGCGCTGGCAGAGCCAGGGCGGCGGCATCGGCGTCTACCGCTTTCGGCTGGACAACGAGCCCTGGAGCGGCCCGACCCGCCAGCGGCAGCTCTTGCCGGCCGCCGCCCTCCTGGCCGGCGCGCACACCCTCCTGGTCCAGGAGCGGGACGCGGCTGGCAACTGGTCGGCCGCCGGCCGGAAGGTGATCGTCGTGGACCCCTCTCCCCGGTTCCACGGCGTGTGCCGGGGCGAGGGCGCCAACGCCACCTGCGTCCAGGTCGAGGGCTTGGGGCTGGACCGCTGCGGGCGGGACAGCGATTGCGGCCCGGGCCAACGGATCTATGTCGCGCCTTATGGCCGCGACAGCGCCCCGGGCACCTATGCCCAGCCGTTGGCCTCCCTGGCCGGTGCCCGGGACCGCCTCCGGACCCGCCGGGAAGGCGGTCCGCTCACCGAGCCGGTCACGGTGTACCTGCGGGCGGGAACGTATTGCTTGGCCGAGCCCCTGCGCCTCGAAGCCCAGGATTCCGGGACACCAGCGGCGCCCATTGCCTATTGCGCCTATCCCGGGGAAAGGCCGGTCCTGAGCGGCGGCGTGCCCATCGTCGGCCCGTGGCGGCCCGTCTCCCGGCAGATCTGGGTCACCCATGTCGGGCCGTTGCGCTTCAGATCCCTGTTCGTGGACGGCGAGCGGGCGGTGCGGGCCCGGGAGCCGGATGCCGGCGACCCCTTCCCCTATTACCGCATCATCCGCCGCGAGGACTGCCTCTACCAGGAGCCGCCCATCTGGCCGGACGCCTGCTACGACCGCTTCCGGTTCCGGCCTGGGGATCTGTCCGCCAGCTGGCAGCGGCTCCAGGACATCGAGATTGTCTCCCTGGCCCGCTGGCTCCAGCCGCGCTTCCGCCTGGCCCAGGTGGACGAGGCCGGCCAGCTGGCCCAGGTTTCTCGCACCATCGGCGACGGCTTCCTGTTCGGCTTCGACTATGATGGCAGGGATCGTTACTACGTGGAGAACTTCCTGGAGGGCCTCGACACCCCGGGCGAATGGTACTTGGATCAGACGAGCGGCGACCTCTACTACTACCCCTTGCCGGACCGGCCCATCACCGGCAGCAGCTTCATCGCCCCGCAGCTGGGTCAGCTCCTGCAGCTGGGGGACGTGGCGGCCATGGAGGCCCTGGTCCGTGGCTACTACGGGGTGTATGACGATCCCCGGTTCGGCTTCGAGGAGCAGGATTTCTCGGTCTCGGTCTGGCTGTTGTTTCCTGCCGGCAGCGCCAATCCGGGCTGGCCGCTCTCCAAGGGCAACGCCTATTTCGAGACCGGCTGGGGTGTCGCCAGCTGGAGCGAGGGAGAGGATCCTGTCCCGTCCGTAGATCTTTTTGTCAACGACGGCCGGGGGCCCCTGCCAGGGGTGTCGGCAGGCAGCCTGGCCCGCGACCAGTGGGGCCACTTCGTCTGGACCGTCGACCGGGGAGCCAACACCATCACCGCCTACCGGGACGGGGTCTTCGTCCAGGAGGTGAGCCTGCCGCCGGAATTCGGCAGCATCGCCACCAGTCTGCCCCTGGAGATCGGCCGCTATGCCGGCTCCATGACCTTCAACGGGTCCATGGACGAGCTGCGGCTTTTCGATCGGGTGCTCGCCGCCACCGAGGTCCAGTCCCTCTTCGAGGAGAACACCTGCTCCGGCCCGGCCCCGATCCTGGAGCTGTCCCTGGACGGCCACCTGAGCGACAGCGCCCCGGAGCCGGCCCCCGGCACCTGGCACGTCCAGTCGACCTTCGTCGACGGGCCGTTCGGTCAGGGCCTCGACTTCGCGCCGGCCGGCGGCGAGCCCCTCACCGGCCATCCGGCTTTCATCCATGACCTGCTCCTCTCCGGCCTGGAGCTGGCCCACACCGACTGGACCCTGGGTCCCCTGGGCAACCCGGGCTCCCAGGCCAACTACGCCCTGCAGGACAACCCCGCCGCGGTGGCCATAGCCGGCGCCGGCGTCACCCTGGAGCGCTGCCGGATCGCCCATACCGGCGCCGATGCCATCCGCATCTATGGCCAACGGGTTGCCGTCCGCGGCTGCCAGATCACCGATGCCGGCGCCGCCGGCATCGTCGTCGGCTCGCCCTGGTCCGCAGACTACAACTATCAGCTGGTGGCCAGCCTGGCCCAGGACAATCGCCTGGAGGACAACGTCATCCTCTCCTTTGGCCAGGTGTTCCGGGAAGGCGCGGGTATCACCCTCTTCATGGGGCCGGGCAACCGGATCGCCCACAACCGCATTGCCCACGGCGCCTATTCCGGCATCGCCGCCGGCTGGTGGTCGCCGCCGGCCTGGGGATCCCGGGCCGGCGGCAACATCATCGAGTCCAACGAGATCTTCGACGTGGTGCGCGCCCTGAACGACGGCGCCGGCATTTACACCAATGGCGCCCAGCCGGGCACCATCATCCGCCGGAACGTCATCCACGACATCGTCGCCACCCGGGAGCATCCGCCGGATGCCGATCTCCCCGGCACCTTCATCTGGGGCATCTACCTGGACGGCACCGCGGCCCAGCTGCTGGTGCAAGACAACCTGGTCTACCGTACCGCCTGGGGCGGCATCATGCTCAACAACGCCGTGTCCGGCAACCGGGACAACCTGGTGACCAACAACATCCTGGTGGACGGCCAGACCTACCAGCTCTGGCTGGGTGGTGCCACCCTGGACCGCTTCGAGCGCAATATCGTCTACCAGGCCGGGGACAGCCAGCTCTTTGCCATCGACACGCCTGACGCCATTGGCCTGTCCGACTACAACCTCTTCTTCGCCGCCCAGTCGCCCGACCTGGGGCCGGAGTGGCTCCAGTGGAGGAGCCTCGGCTTCGATGCCCACTCCATCATCGCCGATCCCGGCTTCGCCGACCCCAGCCGCGACGACTTCACCATTGGCCCCCCCTCCCCGGCGGTGACCGAGCTCGGGTTCGTGATGCCGGATCTCTCCTCGGTGGGACCACGGGAGGACTGA
- a CDS encoding glycerophosphodiester phosphodiesterase family protein produces the protein MVRIDPVFGQETPLLFAHRGGAREVAESTRRGFRHAVRVGADVLELDIHVLDRDRTGRQREFVVWHGPGLSNVRLGCFRDARESYPRARTRSENAIGHWTWQDLQGQAWVADPEAWLEANGDDKPMAALDLTGVRREEDRLLMTLQELLEEFPEHHANIELKGRFTPADIEQLVALLDRLRSPRRVTLVTSARRASLVAFRRQSGERYPTGFSLPGVLAAWLGHLLPADMENRQALQTTCHRRFTPERLIQAVQRRQGAVHVFLTAFTWMAPAIDAVAGRPTREELFPILDRGVDGVMTDRPERVRGLIEAWRQQRRHGAPAAAGLGRRV, from the coding sequence ATGGTCAGGATCGATCCCGTTTTCGGCCAGGAGACGCCCCTTCTTTTCGCCCACCGCGGCGGCGCCCGGGAGGTGGCGGAAAGCACCCGAAGGGGGTTCCGGCATGCGGTCCGGGTGGGCGCCGACGTGCTGGAGCTGGATATCCATGTGCTGGACCGGGACCGCACCGGGCGGCAGCGCGAATTCGTGGTCTGGCATGGTCCGGGGCTCAGCAATGTCCGGCTCGGCTGCTTCCGGGACGCCCGAGAAAGCTATCCGCGGGCACGCACCCGGAGCGAGAATGCCATCGGCCACTGGACCTGGCAGGATCTCCAGGGTCAGGCCTGGGTGGCGGATCCGGAGGCTTGGCTGGAGGCCAACGGGGACGACAAGCCCATGGCTGCCCTGGATCTCACCGGGGTCAGGCGGGAGGAGGATCGCCTGCTCATGACCCTCCAGGAGCTCCTGGAGGAATTTCCGGAGCACCACGCCAACATCGAGCTGAAGGGCCGCTTCACCCCGGCCGATATTGAGCAGCTTGTGGCGCTCTTGGATCGCCTTCGCAGCCCGCGTCGCGTCACGCTGGTCACCAGCGCCAGGCGGGCAAGCCTGGTCGCCTTCCGCCGCCAAAGTGGCGAGCGCTACCCGACCGGCTTCTCGTTGCCGGGGGTGCTTGCCGCCTGGCTCGGGCACCTGCTGCCGGCGGACATGGAGAACCGCCAGGCCTTGCAGACGACCTGTCATCGTCGTTTCACGCCCGAGCGTCTCATCCAGGCCGTTCAGAGACGCCAAGGCGCGGTGCACGTCTTCTTGACCGCCTTCACCTGGATGGCGCCGGCCATCGATGCGGTGGCCGGCAGGCCCACCCGGGAGGAGTTGTTCCCGATCCTGGATCGCGGGGTGGATGGGGTGATGACCGACCGGCCGGAGCGGGTGCGGGGCCTGATCGAGGCTTGGCGGCAGCAGCGCCGCCACGGAGCACCCGCCGCGGCTGGGTTGGGCCGGCGGGTCTGA